A single region of the bacterium genome encodes:
- a CDS encoding pyridoxal phosphate-dependent aminotransferase — protein METVWNGIWRGLDLRLERRRLADGGGPSLRVLAADAAGALREWVRFDAFERQPHWHLDPNGTDEVRPLDERVDPIAESFELLSRDPATLLERAGAPAGVVQPSAGASETVVLREAERAMRHRPAVLDELDPVLLRNRRSEKWHTYPADVLPAWVAEMDFPIAAPIHDELRRFVDSGDVGYPLGLRQTGLPDVFCERMTERFGWEPDVRRVEVLSEVVQGMYVALEAYSEPGDGVVVQTPIYPPFLGSVRDMKRTLVENRMRLEGDRLEFDLDALEASVTPGCRLLLFCNPHNPSGRVHTREELERVAALAVEHDLVVVSDEIHADLLYDGREHIPFATLSPEVAARTVTLTSASKAFNIPGLRTAIAHFGDHALQRRFNTVLHRHIRGGIGLFGLYATMAAWRWAQPWLDEVVPYLAGNRDFVAERLAERLPEVTFLRPEATYLAWLDCRGLALDGPPAAYFMRNGQVALSEGSLFGPGWEGFVRLNLGTSRPILAEVIDRMAKALGR, from the coding sequence ATGGAAACGGTCTGGAACGGCATCTGGCGCGGACTCGACCTCCGGCTCGAACGGCGACGCCTCGCGGATGGCGGCGGCCCCTCGCTTCGCGTCCTCGCCGCCGACGCGGCCGGCGCGCTCCGCGAGTGGGTGCGCTTCGACGCGTTCGAGCGCCAGCCCCATTGGCACCTCGACCCGAACGGCACCGACGAAGTCCGACCGCTCGACGAACGGGTCGACCCGATCGCCGAGAGCTTCGAACTCCTCTCGCGCGACCCCGCCACGCTCCTCGAGCGGGCGGGCGCGCCGGCCGGCGTCGTGCAGCCGAGCGCGGGCGCCAGCGAGACCGTCGTCCTGCGCGAGGCCGAGCGTGCCATGCGCCACCGGCCGGCGGTCCTCGACGAGCTCGACCCCGTGCTGCTCCGCAACCGCCGGAGCGAGAAGTGGCACACCTATCCCGCCGACGTGCTCCCGGCCTGGGTCGCCGAGATGGACTTCCCGATCGCCGCGCCGATCCACGACGAGCTCCGCCGCTTCGTCGACAGCGGGGACGTCGGCTATCCGCTCGGCCTGCGCCAGACGGGGCTACCGGACGTGTTCTGCGAGCGGATGACGGAGCGCTTCGGGTGGGAGCCGGACGTCCGCCGTGTCGAAGTCCTCTCGGAAGTCGTCCAGGGCATGTACGTCGCCCTCGAAGCCTACAGCGAGCCCGGCGACGGCGTCGTCGTGCAGACCCCGATCTATCCCCCCTTCCTCGGGTCCGTGCGCGACATGAAGCGGACGCTGGTCGAGAACCGCATGCGCCTCGAAGGCGATCGCCTCGAGTTCGACCTCGACGCGCTCGAGGCTTCGGTCACACCGGGATGCCGCCTGCTGCTCTTCTGCAACCCGCACAATCCTTCCGGCCGGGTCCACACGCGGGAAGAGCTCGAACGCGTCGCGGCCCTCGCCGTCGAACACGACCTCGTCGTGGTTTCCGACGAGATCCACGCCGACCTCCTCTACGACGGACGCGAGCACATCCCCTTCGCGACCCTGTCGCCGGAGGTCGCCGCTCGGACCGTCACCCTCACCTCGGCGAGCAAGGCCTTCAACATTCCGGGCCTGCGAACGGCGATCGCGCACTTCGGCGACCACGCACTCCAGCGTCGCTTCAATACCGTCCTCCACCGCCACATCCGGGGCGGGATCGGACTCTTCGGCCTCTACGCGACGATGGCGGCCTGGCGCTGGGCCCAGCCCTGGCTCGACGAGGTGGTCCCGTATCTGGCCGGCAATCGGGACTTCGTCGCCGAGCGGCTGGCGGAACGCCTTCCGGAGGTCACCTTTCTCCGCCCCGAAGCGACCTACCTCGCGTGGCTCGATTGCCGAGGTCTCGCGCTCGACGGCCCCCCGGCGGCGTATTTCATGCGCAACGGACAGGTCGCCCTCTCCGAAGGCTCGCTCTTCGGCCCCGGCTGGGAGGGCTTCGTGCGGCTGAACCTGGGGACCTCTCGACCGATTCTCGCCGAGGTGATCGATCGGATGGCCAAGGCGCTCGGGCGCTAG
- a CDS encoding cation diffusion facilitator family transporter has product MNRRRLLLTLFLALGYAVIELIGGLLTGSLALLADSLHMVSDVAALALSLLAVWMAARPSSGRRTFGNSRAEILAALANGLALAVVAVFITIHAVERFLSPRDVAGEGVMVVATGGLVINLIGLWILEGGRSESLNVRGAWLHVLSDTLASVGVIVAGAGIWAFGWVWLDPAVSLVVSALVLLSAWHLIREALDVLMETAPAHLDPEEIRDALVDVDGVESVHCLHVWTIGSGEVSLSSHLVIDPDREAEGLLQSVRTALTDLFGIDHTTIQIEPASREPGSEAACVDSCEPGTAVA; this is encoded by the coding sequence ATGAATCGCCGGCGCCTGCTGCTCACGCTCTTCCTCGCCCTCGGCTACGCCGTGATCGAGCTGATCGGCGGCCTCCTGACCGGCTCGCTCGCGCTCCTCGCGGACTCGCTCCACATGGTCTCGGACGTGGCCGCCCTCGCGCTCTCGCTGCTGGCGGTGTGGATGGCGGCACGCCCGTCCTCCGGCCGGCGCACCTTCGGCAACAGCCGCGCCGAGATCCTGGCAGCGCTGGCCAACGGACTCGCGCTCGCCGTGGTGGCGGTCTTCATCACGATCCACGCGGTCGAGCGCTTTCTCTCGCCTCGGGACGTGGCAGGAGAAGGCGTGATGGTCGTCGCGACCGGCGGGCTGGTGATCAACCTGATCGGTCTCTGGATCCTCGAAGGCGGGCGAAGCGAGTCGCTGAACGTGCGCGGGGCGTGGCTCCACGTCCTCTCCGATACGCTCGCGAGCGTCGGCGTGATCGTGGCGGGCGCGGGCATCTGGGCCTTCGGCTGGGTGTGGCTGGACCCGGCCGTGTCGTTGGTCGTGAGCGCTCTGGTCCTGCTCTCGGCCTGGCACCTGATCCGGGAAGCCCTCGACGTCCTGATGGAAACGGCCCCGGCGCACCTCGATCCGGAAGAGATCCGCGACGCGCTGGTCGACGTCGACGGCGTCGAGAGCGTGCACTGTCTACATGTCTGGACGATCGGGAGCGGCGAGGTGTCGCTGTCGAGCCACCTCGTGATCGACCCGGATCGCGAGGCCGAGGGCCTGCTCCAGAGCGTGCGTACCGCCCTGACCGACCTCTTCGGCATCGATCACACCACGATCCAGATCGAGCCCGCGTCCCGGGAGCCCGGGAGCGAAGCGGCCTGCGTCGACTCCTGCGAGCCGGGCACCGCGGTCGCCTGA
- a CDS encoding TetR/AcrR family transcriptional regulator — MSRPPNESANRREVRAQATRSRFLEAGRRLFAEHGLAGVTSHAIAEEAGYAAGTFYLHFKDKQALFDELAEEAAQDLERRLVAVMAEKSEIADIAYAQADALVSFADEQRELLLIAFHRGSESGDVGARILQRLAEGVSSRRREFAASGESDPAFDPDVLAQAIVGMWAQVLLWWAEDPSRARREDVIRTMTRLQLFGSRR; from the coding sequence ATGAGTAGACCCCCGAACGAGAGTGCGAACCGCCGGGAAGTCCGGGCGCAGGCCACCCGGAGCCGCTTCCTGGAAGCCGGTCGCCGACTCTTCGCCGAGCACGGGCTGGCGGGCGTGACGTCCCACGCGATCGCCGAAGAGGCCGGCTACGCCGCCGGGACCTTCTACCTCCACTTCAAGGACAAGCAGGCCCTCTTCGACGAGCTCGCCGAGGAGGCGGCGCAGGACCTCGAGCGACGCCTCGTCGCCGTGATGGCCGAGAAGTCCGAGATCGCCGACATCGCCTATGCCCAGGCGGACGCCCTGGTCAGCTTCGCCGATGAGCAGCGCGAGCTCCTGCTGATCGCGTTCCACCGCGGTAGCGAGTCGGGCGACGTCGGCGCGCGAATTCTCCAGCGCCTGGCCGAGGGCGTGAGCTCCCGTCGTCGCGAGTTCGCCGCGTCGGGAGAGAGTGATCCGGCCTTCGACCCCGACGTCCTCGCCCAGGCAATCGTCGGGATGTGGGCGCAGGTCCTCCTCTGGTGGGCGGAGGATCCTTCCCGCGCCCGGCGTGAGGACGTGATCCGCACCATGACCCGTCTCCAGCTCTTCGGTTCGCGTCGCTAG
- a CDS encoding ferritin-like domain-containing protein: protein MSSRQSMTERHITYDPIYNTVDRDNFDALIEVDRYADRTDAFNDIIASTVDHFWDPTDVRYVDFDSSPMNLDEEMIMPRDFCIELQTAVADKLDERQQVRLANQNTRFVLSSILHGEQGALSLSASLTQILRDPGAMEYAANQTREEARHVTGFSNYIGTRWGTPLKAGTTIQGLMNEIVKTGAVYKKLVGMQMLIEGLAMGAFATIQRETNDPLLRRLIHFTMSDEAFHHKFGKIWADRTIPKLNEEEHEHVELWAADAFQVLLFNLVNAEQKQEIYKEFGLDWQWVRDAILENFSDEDRRSQMTQNTNIFRVLIKTLLKAGIITERTRHVYQAWVDMDELNAEDDEVAGADVAAAAMEELKGINAGRQKMGARFRMN, encoded by the coding sequence ATGAGCTCTAGGCAGTCCATGACCGAACGACACATCACCTACGACCCGATCTACAACACCGTCGACCGCGACAACTTCGATGCGCTGATCGAAGTCGATCGCTATGCGGACCGGACCGATGCGTTCAACGACATCATCGCGTCGACCGTCGATCATTTCTGGGATCCGACGGACGTCCGCTACGTCGACTTCGACTCGAGCCCGATGAACCTCGACGAAGAGATGATCATGCCGCGCGACTTCTGCATCGAGCTGCAGACCGCGGTCGCGGACAAGCTCGACGAGCGCCAGCAGGTCCGTCTCGCGAACCAGAACACCCGCTTCGTCCTCTCGAGCATCCTGCACGGCGAGCAGGGCGCGCTCAGCCTCTCCGCGAGCCTGACGCAGATCCTTCGGGATCCGGGCGCGATGGAGTACGCGGCGAACCAGACCCGCGAGGAAGCGCGCCACGTCACGGGCTTCTCGAACTACATCGGGACGCGCTGGGGGACGCCCCTCAAGGCCGGCACGACGATCCAGGGCCTGATGAACGAGATCGTCAAGACGGGCGCCGTCTACAAGAAGCTCGTCGGCATGCAGATGCTGATCGAAGGTCTCGCCATGGGCGCCTTCGCGACGATCCAGCGCGAGACGAACGATCCGCTGCTCCGGCGCTTGATCCACTTCACCATGTCGGACGAGGCCTTCCACCACAAGTTCGGGAAGATCTGGGCGGACCGGACGATTCCGAAGCTGAACGAGGAAGAGCACGAACACGTCGAGCTCTGGGCGGCGGACGCCTTCCAGGTCCTGCTCTTCAACCTGGTGAACGCGGAGCAGAAGCAGGAGATCTACAAGGAGTTCGGGCTCGACTGGCAGTGGGTCCGGGACGCGATCCTCGAGAACTTCTCGGACGAGGACCGTCGCTCCCAGATGACGCAGAACACGAACATCTTCCGCGTCCTGATCAAGACCCTCCTCAAGGCCGGCATCATCACCGAGCGCACACGACACGTGTACCAGGCCTGGGTCGACATGGACGAGCTCAACGCCGAGGACGACGAGGTCGCCGGTGCGGACGTCGCGGCCGCGGCGATGGAAGAGCTCAAGGGCATCAACGCCGGGCGCCAGAAGATGGGCGCGCGCTTCCGCATGAACTGA